A genomic window from Candidatus Kryptobacter tengchongensis includes:
- a CDS encoding tol-pal system protein YbgF, with protein sequence MKIVGFILTITAGLLFLTLIQGCASTAEQEDIYGNIIGETTAEIDTTQMLTLSEENKTLKEQISKLETQNSQLQREKSELEKKIQSLQENNAQLTAKLSDLGAQLEAEKQKTRELSLKLSEYESQPKPGATELELRAEIVKRDSEITEYKRQIRDLQAKLAELETKLTTQPAETKPATVAGEAKLAYPGITAETPKIEMTEKQFRNYYNLGLNAFKNRKYKMAISYFDTLMRSSVETNLKINAVYWAGESYFALKQYEKAIEYFNYVAQTKSTKTPDALYMLGRCYAALGKIKEAKEYMNRVLKEYPRSPVAKKAKERLERL encoded by the coding sequence ATGAAAATAGTGGGTTTTATTTTAACTATTACAGCTGGATTATTGTTTTTAACTTTAATTCAGGGATGCGCGTCCACAGCTGAACAAGAAGATATATACGGAAACATAATTGGGGAAACAACGGCAGAAATTGATACAACGCAAATGCTTACCCTATCTGAGGAAAACAAAACACTCAAAGAACAAATATCAAAATTAGAAACCCAAAACTCACAGCTACAAAGAGAAAAATCTGAACTGGAGAAAAAAATACAATCACTTCAAGAAAACAACGCTCAGTTGACTGCAAAACTTTCCGACCTCGGAGCTCAACTTGAAGCGGAGAAACAAAAAACACGCGAACTTTCTTTAAAGCTCTCAGAGTATGAATCACAACCAAAGCCCGGGGCAACTGAACTTGAACTTAGAGCTGAGATTGTAAAGCGAGACAGCGAAATTACAGAATATAAAAGACAGATAAGGGACTTGCAAGCGAAACTTGCTGAACTTGAAACAAAATTAACAACACAACCTGCTGAAACCAAACCTGCAACTGTTGCCGGTGAAGCTAAACTTGCTTATCCTGGCATAACTGCTGAAACGCCAAAAATTGAAATGACGGAAAAGCAATTTAGAAATTATTACAATTTGGGACTTAATGCTTTCAAAAATCGCAAATATAAAATGGCTATCTCTTACTTTGATACTTTGATGAGAAGTAGTGTTGAAACAAACTTGAAAATAAACGCTGTCTACTGGGCAGGTGAAAGCTACTTCGCCTTAAAACAATACGAGAAGGCAATTGAATATTTCAACTATGTCGCACAGACAAAATCAACCAAAACCCCTGATGCTTTATATATGCTTGGAAGATGTTACGCAGCGCTTGGGAAAATTAAAGAAGCAAAAGAATATATGAATCGCGTTCTGAAAGAATATCCCAGAAGTCCCGTCGCTAAAAAAGCAAAAGAAAGATTGGAGAGATTATGA
- a CDS encoding Por secretion system C-terminal sorting domain-containing protein, giving the protein MKKLLLILVFISILVSFSIGQVTIGWHQSNIEIDAGVSGQQIFVMLQNSYSNQGVWSFKIDITSTSITLNTSNVSLYPGLSSNFLITKSNITNGVSVVVYGKTKSRMFQPGFNSSVLVVTLPSLSAGSYSVTLSGASAVIRNYPGGGGTPQMVTPTLSPATINITASTFTPPTSSPTFTPTGYTNSRKYGDVNWDNNVNIVDVTALADVVVGNYGAVIVNDPEVNFRDANSDGTNDRYFYETTNGESPLQYDNANPDNADRIASDVNGGGGTLDLMDLATLEDAVVSGVWPGYAIAAIAGSPVFKVNDKGLGSGAILAKFGGGGKKVNANGLLKFELFSPGTKTSKIRVKLENNEPLLRGLQIEFISSVLPGKIDVWKMPDASGLNVDWRRNEFNKIVIVVYADGGKYIKTGESVLLTIVLPNVTAEQLLNAEPQIIASVGNTGADLLYNAYQFGGEVPLDYMLYQNYPNPFNPGTEIRFDIPEYSSVKIIVWNVLGQKVKTLVEANLDPGRKSVKWDGRDEQGNPVGSGVYFYTMYAKSLEDGREFTMTRKAILMK; this is encoded by the coding sequence ATGAAAAAATTGTTGTTGATTTTGGTTTTCATCTCTATACTTGTGTCTTTTTCAATAGGGCAGGTAACGATAGGATGGCACCAATCAAATATTGAAATTGATGCTGGAGTTTCAGGTCAGCAAATTTTTGTTATGCTACAAAATAGTTATTCCAATCAGGGTGTCTGGAGCTTCAAAATTGATATTACTTCAACAAGTATAACTTTGAATACGAGCAATGTTAGTTTATATCCTGGCTTGTCCTCAAATTTTCTAATAACTAAGTCAAACATAACAAATGGTGTTAGTGTTGTTGTTTATGGAAAAACGAAGAGTCGTATGTTTCAGCCTGGTTTTAACTCAAGCGTGCTTGTGGTTACATTACCTTCTTTGTCAGCCGGTTCGTATTCTGTTACTTTGAGTGGTGCATCTGCAGTCATTAGAAATTATCCAGGTGGTGGTGGCACGCCTCAAATGGTTACCCCAACTTTAAGTCCGGCTACGATAAATATTACAGCTTCCACTTTTACACCTCCTACTTCTTCGCCAACATTTACGCCAACTGGTTATACCAATAGTCGCAAATATGGTGATGTAAATTGGGATAATAATGTAAATATTGTAGATGTAACCGCACTTGCTGATGTCGTGGTTGGAAATTACGGTGCTGTAATAGTAAATGATCCTGAAGTTAATTTTAGAGATGCGAATAGCGATGGAACAAATGATAGATATTTTTATGAGACAACCAATGGTGAAAGTCCGCTCCAATATGACAATGCGAATCCTGATAATGCAGACAGGATAGCTTCTGATGTTAATGGTGGGGGCGGAACTCTTGATCTTATGGACCTCGCAACATTGGAAGATGCGGTGGTAAGTGGTGTATGGCCAGGTTATGCGATAGCTGCGATTGCTGGTTCGCCTGTGTTTAAAGTTAATGATAAAGGTTTAGGTTCTGGTGCAATTCTTGCAAAGTTTGGAGGAGGTGGGAAAAAGGTAAATGCAAACGGACTTTTAAAATTTGAGCTGTTCAGTCCTGGGACGAAGACAAGTAAGATAAGGGTTAAACTTGAAAATAACGAGCCTTTGTTAAGAGGATTGCAAATAGAATTTATATCTTCTGTTTTACCTGGCAAGATTGATGTTTGGAAGATGCCCGATGCAAGTGGGTTAAATGTTGATTGGAGGAGGAATGAATTTAATAAAATTGTAATTGTCGTCTATGCCGATGGTGGTAAATATATCAAAACAGGTGAAAGCGTTTTGCTTACGATAGTGCTTCCTAATGTCACTGCTGAACAACTTTTGAATGCTGAACCTCAAATTATAGCAAGTGTTGGAAATACAGGTGCAGATTTGTTATATAATGCTTATCAATTTGGAGGAGAGGTGCCACTTGATTATATGCTTTACCAAAACTATCCAAATCCGTTTAACCCGGGCACCGAGATAAGGTTTGATATACCTGAGTATTCAAGTGTTAAGATAATCGTTTGGAATGTTCTTGGTCAGAAGGTTAAAACACTTGTTGAGGCAAATCTTGATCCTGGAAGAAAGAGTGTTAAGTGGGATGGAAGAGATGAGCAGGGTAATCCTGTTGGTTCAGGTGTTTACTTCTATACGATGTATGCAAAGTCGCTTGAGGATGGAAGAGAATTCACGATGACAAGAAAAGCAATATTGATGAAGTAG
- a CDS encoding preprotein translocase subunit SecG: MYEKQNFGDDLKMYGVLVAIEIIIAIFLVIAVLLQAGRGGGLAGAFGGAGFGTVFGIRRTADFLSKATITLGAIFLLLAIIINLFFLPGKTPESVRESIIQQRAKSVPPITVPAPQPGQSQPAATPQEQK; this comes from the coding sequence ATGTATGAAAAACAAAATTTCGGAGACGATTTAAAAATGTATGGTGTTCTTGTTGCGATTGAGATAATAATTGCTATTTTTCTTGTTATCGCAGTTTTGCTTCAAGCTGGAAGAGGTGGTGGTCTTGCTGGAGCGTTTGGCGGAGCAGGTTTTGGGACAGTTTTTGGGATCAGAAGAACTGCAGACTTTCTTAGCAAAGCAACGATTACACTTGGTGCAATTTTTCTTTTGCTTGCAATTATAATTAATCTTTTCTTTCTACCAGGGAAGACACCCGAGAGTGTTCGTGAAAGCATAATTCAACAAAGGGCAAAATCGGTTCCACCAATTACTGTTCCTGCACCTCAGCCTGGTCAATCTCAACCTGCTGCAACCCCGCAGGAACAGAAATAG
- a CDS encoding PAS domain S-box-containing protein, giving the protein MFLMLISEVLEFFYVLLPVLSLTALAYRFTFETGKRTGSSLLFFSAVFYLIAVYESFYITARFGLITSAELVLIHILYIIGGFLLIFGVFSLYNFFIRLTGIGDLSSSLKKILIPGGAFVVLLFPYFWVQSYEKMLHLLTDIFYVLIQLQFFIAYFTLGDIMLTNKDVCKKAPRRSKWIKLFSLYFLVEPVLWLWFLKLSFSGLALSRVFLAIEVAGTFVSGFLTFNILHILISHSPLLLEEYKSRYIAIVKSSIMRRLAVIAIVAGFAVVLSGTLATGLFFDMQEQIFISRISKDAEIMRVFSRESEREIESLSLKIQLLIKNGLESEKVKDTIRSLRERYGEIVSNVFFFDEKGKVYYSHPEILNFTIPERFLKDKFITTPVVKNGSSFSTFVLYPYFSQGGKFLGGIGVEFNFENLRNNLKKLVEPHSRVLFVDANLGIVIAGESNALGVNFIEFLNSRIDSPLNFKGLVKDDTLIYERVYKNSRRTILGVAMVSVNFNSHKIYMVDYHFLEDFGIFEVVPRATLFWMILSSLGILVSVVVILFLNFKFSEHLEYEIEKRTIELVRSEEKYRSIVENPFFGAYLMDASGFKYVNDKFCEIFGYSKDEILNLKDYSLLIHPDDRERLNKQLRKRLKGELEINKWSARGLRKDGSVIFIEGYTKRVEYEGKPAAQGMIIDVTEEVKRREALQQTQKLEALGTLASGIAHDFNNILQIIIGAAQLLGMKLKNSEYMRWVDTINTTALRGAELAKRLLTFSRKKPTGEMKPINLHQMIEESVKVFRETFPRNIEIEAYLEAEDYMILGEEAQVQQVIFNLAVNARDAMPDGGKLIFRTENRFGNGFEADPNVEYVVMHVIDTGIGMSEEVKRRIFEPFFTTKPAGKGTGLGLSTVYGIVKSYNGFIKVYSEVGKGTKFSIYIPAHREVQKESKEVKVKVGRTGTLLLIDDEEEIRIAGKELLEAEGFRVYVAGDGVEGIEIYKKHKDEVDLVILDLNMPKMSGKDTLAQLLLINPDVKVIIATGYITESEKEEVKGVAGFIEKPFDISKLLQMIAEILG; this is encoded by the coding sequence ATGTTTTTGATGTTAATAAGCGAAGTACTTGAATTTTTTTATGTTCTTTTGCCTGTCCTCTCGCTTACCGCTTTAGCTTATAGATTTACATTTGAAACAGGGAAAAGAACGGGGTCTTCACTTCTGTTTTTCTCCGCCGTTTTTTATTTGATAGCTGTTTATGAGTCTTTTTACATAACAGCAAGATTTGGGCTTATAACAAGCGCTGAACTTGTTTTAATACATATACTTTACATCATTGGCGGATTTCTTCTTATCTTTGGGGTATTTTCTCTTTATAATTTCTTTATAAGATTGACAGGGATTGGTGATTTAAGCTCTTCTTTAAAAAAGATTTTGATACCTGGGGGCGCTTTTGTTGTTTTGTTGTTTCCGTATTTTTGGGTGCAATCTTATGAAAAAATGCTTCATCTTCTCACCGATATTTTTTATGTCTTGATTCAATTACAATTTTTTATTGCTTATTTTACCCTTGGCGATATAATGTTAACAAATAAAGATGTGTGTAAAAAAGCACCTCGCAGGAGCAAGTGGATTAAATTATTCTCTCTTTATTTCTTAGTTGAACCAGTTTTATGGCTCTGGTTTTTGAAACTTAGTTTTTCAGGGTTGGCACTTAGCAGAGTTTTCCTTGCGATAGAGGTTGCTGGCACATTTGTTTCTGGATTTTTAACTTTTAACATACTTCACATTTTGATTTCTCATTCGCCGTTGTTGCTTGAGGAGTATAAGTCAAGGTATATCGCCATTGTAAAATCTAGCATTATGAGACGACTTGCGGTGATAGCAATTGTTGCGGGTTTTGCAGTTGTTTTGTCGGGGACGCTTGCAACGGGATTATTTTTTGATATGCAGGAACAAATTTTTATAAGCCGTATTTCAAAAGATGCTGAAATTATGAGGGTTTTCTCAAGAGAAAGTGAGAGGGAAATTGAAAGTTTATCCTTAAAAATTCAACTTTTGATTAAAAATGGGTTAGAATCTGAAAAAGTCAAAGACACTATAAGGAGCTTGAGGGAAAGATATGGGGAAATTGTTTCAAATGTGTTTTTCTTTGATGAGAAGGGAAAAGTTTATTATTCACATCCTGAGATTCTTAATTTCACTATACCTGAGAGGTTTTTGAAGGATAAGTTTATAACAACGCCAGTCGTTAAAAATGGAAGTAGTTTTTCTACATTTGTTCTTTATCCATATTTTAGCCAAGGTGGGAAGTTTTTGGGTGGGATTGGGGTTGAGTTCAATTTTGAAAATTTGCGCAATAATTTAAAAAAACTTGTAGAGCCACATTCAAGAGTTTTATTTGTTGATGCTAACTTGGGGATTGTTATAGCTGGTGAGTCAAATGCTCTTGGTGTTAATTTCATTGAGTTTTTAAATTCGCGAATTGATTCGCCATTGAACTTTAAGGGTTTGGTGAAGGACGATACTTTGATTTATGAAAGGGTTTATAAAAATTCAAGGAGGACAATCCTCGGTGTCGCGATGGTTTCTGTTAATTTTAATTCGCATAAAATTTATATGGTTGATTATCACTTTCTTGAGGACTTTGGAATCTTTGAAGTAGTTCCAAGGGCTACTCTTTTCTGGATGATTTTAAGTTCACTTGGGATTTTGGTAAGTGTTGTTGTGATTTTATTTTTGAATTTTAAATTTTCGGAGCATCTTGAATATGAAATTGAAAAGCGAACAATTGAACTTGTGAGGTCCGAGGAAAAATACAGGTCAATTGTTGAAAACCCATTTTTTGGTGCGTATTTGATGGATGCTTCTGGGTTTAAATATGTGAACGATAAATTCTGTGAGATTTTTGGATATAGTAAGGATGAAATTTTGAATTTGAAAGATTATTCTTTGTTAATTCATCCAGATGATAGGGAAAGGTTAAATAAGCAATTAAGAAAGAGATTAAAAGGTGAGCTGGAGATAAACAAGTGGAGTGCGAGAGGTTTAAGGAAAGATGGAAGTGTTATCTTTATTGAGGGTTACACAAAGCGGGTTGAGTATGAAGGGAAACCAGCAGCGCAGGGGATGATAATTGATGTAACGGAGGAAGTTAAAAGGAGAGAAGCACTTCAGCAAACGCAAAAACTTGAAGCACTTGGAACACTTGCGAGTGGAATTGCCCACGATTTTAATAATATTTTACAAATTATAATTGGTGCAGCTCAACTGCTTGGGATGAAACTTAAAAATTCAGAATATATGAGATGGGTTGACACTATTAACACAACTGCATTACGCGGGGCGGAACTTGCGAAACGATTATTGACATTCTCCCGAAAGAAACCAACTGGAGAAATGAAGCCAATAAACTTGCATCAAATGATTGAGGAATCAGTTAAAGTGTTCAGAGAGACTTTCCCAAGAAACATTGAGATTGAGGCGTATCTTGAGGCAGAAGATTATATGATACTTGGGGAGGAAGCGCAAGTTCAACAAGTTATTTTCAATCTTGCCGTGAATGCGAGGGATGCTATGCCGGATGGGGGGAAATTAATTTTCAGAACAGAAAATCGTTTTGGGAATGGTTTTGAGGCAGATCCAAATGTTGAGTATGTTGTAATGCATGTGATTGATACAGGTATTGGAATGAGCGAGGAAGTAAAAAGAAGGATATTTGAGCCATTTTTTACAACAAAGCCAGCGGGTAAAGGGACAGGGCTTGGGCTTTCAACAGTTTATGGAATTGTGAAATCATATAACGGGTTTATTAAAGTTTACAGCGAGGTTGGAAAGGGAACGAAATTCTCAATTTATATCCCTGCCCATAGGGAAGTTCAAAAAGAAAGTAAAGAGGTTAAGGTGAAAGTGGGAAGAACGGGTACTTTGCTTTTGATTGACGATGAGGAAGAAATACGAATTGCTGGCAAAGAATTACTTGAAGCCGAGGGGTTTAGGGTTTATGTAGCAGGCGATGGGGTTGAAGGAATTGAAATTTATAAAAAGCATAAGGATGAAGTTGACCTTGTTATACTTGATCTTAACATGCCAAAGATGAGTGGTAAAGATACATTAGCACAACTTCTTTTGATAAATCCAGATGTAAAAGTGATAATTGCGACAGGATATATAACCGAGTCGGAAAAGGAAGAAGTTAAGGGGGTGGCTGGATTTATTGAGAAACCGTTTGATATAAGTAAGCTTCTTCAGATGATAGCAGAAATTTTGGGATAA
- a CDS encoding Tetratricopeptide repeat-containing protein yields the protein MSKVRSVLILFTFVGILIYLSVTGFQCASAEVTGAKVYMQRQDWVNAEKQLLKEVENNPKNDEAWFLLGYVRGEQKNYKGMLEAFNKSLEISNRFEKDINNFKLKYWVDNFNAGVVYFSRFSNNRDSVVYIDKAIESFKICTEIIPDSAAAYKNLAYSYLSKGEIDPSVEPLKKAIELSHEKDVEAMKMLGKIYYDYASRHTMKFEDPSNKRDVKVGMAKDVVQNTLGEPDVISKPEVQQPTKGRRQTKPAPQPPQPEKWIYSRYGLTLEFENEIVKSINFKGEKYEDGGVTVALDSTEFYAAREWYDKAIEVFNKVRNLEPSDEETLAFLSNAYINAGRSDEALEAFRASVEAQPGNKYFHYNYGVLLLKAEQFEDAIREFKAAVDLDPNYKEAIYNLGASYVNWGVKLKQQAEDLALKQNLEEQAKYEAMAKEKFKQALPYLERLTEIEPDDIFIWELIGKIYANLGEVEKAEQAFKKADELRNKR from the coding sequence ATGTCAAAAGTAAGGTCAGTTTTAATTTTGTTCACATTTGTGGGCATTTTAATTTACCTTTCTGTTACAGGATTTCAGTGTGCAAGTGCTGAGGTTACGGGAGCAAAGGTTTATATGCAGAGGCAGGATTGGGTAAATGCAGAAAAGCAACTTTTGAAGGAAGTTGAAAACAATCCGAAAAATGATGAGGCGTGGTTTCTCCTTGGTTATGTCAGAGGAGAGCAGAAAAATTACAAAGGTATGCTTGAGGCATTTAACAAATCACTTGAGATTTCAAACAGGTTTGAGAAGGACATTAATAATTTTAAGCTCAAATATTGGGTTGATAACTTCAATGCTGGTGTGGTTTATTTCTCAAGGTTTAGCAATAACCGTGATTCAGTTGTTTACATTGATAAAGCAATTGAATCTTTTAAAATTTGCACTGAGATAATCCCAGATAGTGCAGCGGCTTATAAAAATCTTGCTTACAGCTATCTTTCAAAAGGGGAGATTGACCCTTCCGTTGAACCGCTTAAGAAGGCAATTGAGCTTTCACATGAGAAAGATGTTGAAGCGATGAAGATGCTTGGGAAGATTTACTATGATTATGCTTCTCGCCACACGATGAAGTTTGAGGATCCGTCAAACAAGCGTGATGTAAAAGTTGGGATGGCGAAAGATGTGGTTCAAAATACTTTGGGAGAGCCCGATGTTATCAGCAAGCCTGAAGTACAACAGCCAACGAAGGGCAGGAGGCAAACCAAGCCAGCACCGCAACCCCCTCAACCTGAAAAATGGATTTATTCAAGGTACGGGTTGACGCTTGAGTTTGAGAATGAGATTGTTAAGAGCATTAATTTTAAAGGTGAAAAATATGAAGATGGTGGGGTGACAGTTGCGCTTGATTCAACCGAATTTTATGCTGCAAGGGAATGGTATGATAAAGCAATTGAGGTTTTCAACAAAGTCAGAAATCTTGAGCCTTCTGACGAGGAAACACTTGCTTTCTTATCAAATGCTTATATAAATGCCGGGCGTAGCGATGAAGCGCTTGAAGCTTTCCGTGCCTCAGTTGAAGCTCAACCTGGAAACAAGTATTTTCATTACAATTATGGTGTTCTTCTCCTTAAGGCTGAACAGTTTGAAGATGCTATAAGAGAATTTAAGGCAGCGGTTGATCTTGATCCAAATTATAAAGAGGCAATTTATAATCTTGGTGCATCATATGTTAACTGGGGAGTCAAGCTAAAACAGCAGGCTGAAGATCTTGCTTTGAAACAGAATTTGGAAGAGCAAGCAAAGTATGAAGCAATGGCAAAAGAGAAGTTTAAACAGGCACTTCCCTATCTTGAAAGGTTGACGGAGATTGAACCAGATGATATATTTATCTGGGAACTTATCGGTAAGATTTACGCAAATCTTGGAGAAGTTGAGAAGGCAGAACAGGCGTTTAAAAAAGCAGATGAGTTAAGGAATAAAAGATAA
- a CDS encoding cystathionine gamma-lyase: MGFSTDAIHYGQKPDKESFSVIPPIYLATTYARKFGDQEAPYVYSRTQNPNRKMLEENIAKLENGKYGFAFSSGVAAVTAVMQLLKPGDHVITTKNIYGGTLRVFKEMQKWGIKFSFVDMTQIENIERELKRETKMIFAETPSNPFLYLTDLKKLSELRNSFNREILIAVDNTFMTPYLQRPIELGCDIVIHSSTKFLNGHSDVVGGIVVTNRDELQKPLWYIQRAFGAVPSPFDCWLLLRSIKTLAVRMSRHCYNAKRIAVFLASHPKIKKIFYPGLPSHPQYELAQSQMKDFGGIITIDLGSLENVRKFLDNLKIFTLAESLGGVESLVNHSWSMSHSSVPDEEKRELGLTEGILRLSIGIEDVEDLIFDLEQALDRI, encoded by the coding sequence ATGGGATTCTCAACCGATGCAATTCATTACGGTCAAAAACCTGATAAGGAATCTTTCTCTGTAATACCACCGATTTACCTTGCCACGACCTATGCGAGGAAATTTGGAGATCAGGAGGCTCCTTATGTTTACTCGCGAACCCAGAACCCAAATCGTAAAATGCTTGAAGAAAATATCGCAAAGCTTGAAAATGGTAAGTATGGTTTTGCTTTTTCATCTGGTGTTGCTGCTGTAACGGCAGTGATGCAACTCTTAAAACCAGGTGACCATGTGATAACGACGAAAAACATTTACGGCGGGACATTAAGGGTTTTTAAAGAAATGCAAAAGTGGGGGATTAAATTTTCTTTTGTTGACATGACACAAATTGAAAACATTGAGCGTGAGCTTAAACGGGAAACGAAGATGATCTTTGCTGAAACCCCATCAAATCCGTTCCTTTACCTTACGGATCTTAAAAAATTATCTGAGCTTCGTAATTCATTCAATAGGGAAATTTTGATAGCTGTTGATAATACATTCATGACCCCGTATCTTCAAAGACCTATTGAGTTGGGGTGCGATATAGTTATTCATAGCAGTACGAAATTTTTAAACGGACATAGTGATGTTGTGGGTGGGATCGTTGTGACGAATAGAGATGAGCTTCAAAAGCCATTGTGGTATATTCAAAGGGCATTTGGTGCGGTCCCCAGTCCTTTTGATTGTTGGCTTCTTTTGAGATCAATAAAGACGCTTGCTGTTAGGATGAGCCGACATTGTTATAATGCTAAAAGAATTGCGGTTTTCCTTGCTTCCCATCCAAAAATTAAAAAAATTTTTTATCCTGGACTTCCATCACATCCGCAGTATGAACTTGCTCAATCCCAAATGAAAGATTTTGGGGGGATAATTACAATTGATCTTGGTTCGTTGGAAAATGTTAGAAAGTTTCTTGACAATTTAAAAATCTTCACGCTTGCGGAATCGCTCGGTGGTGTTGAAAGCTTGGTTAATCATTCCTGGAGTATGAGTCATTCATCTGTGCCAGATGAGGAGAAAAGGGAACTTGGTTTGACTGAAGGGATTTTGAGGCTGTCTATTGGAATTGAGGATGTTGAGGATTTAATCTTTGACCTTGAACAAGCTCTTGATAGAATTTGA